The Nocardia sp. NBC_01329 sequence CACCTGGTGTACCTGTCGATCGTCGGTATCGACGACCACGCGCTCGGCTATTACCGCGCGAAAGCAGAGTGCGAAGCCCTGATCCAGCGGTCCGGGCTGCCGTGGACCATCCTGCGGACAACTCAATTCCACGATCTGATCGCCGAGATCTGCGACGCCCAGCGGGCATTGCCGTTCACCGCGATGCCGTCGAAGGTGTACTTCCAGCCGATCGATGTCACCGAGGTGGCCGGTCGGCTGGTCGCGATCACGGAGGGTCCCGCGAGGCAACGCATTCCGGATCTGGGCGGTCCGCAGATACGTGCGGCCACCGACCTGGCCCGTACGTACCTGCGGGCCGTCGGCCGCCGCAGGCCGGTGTGGGCGGTACCTTTGCCCGGCAAGGCAATCCGGGACTTCCGTGCGGGCCTGCAGCTCACGCCGGAACGGGCGGACGGGCGGATCACCTTCGAAGAATTTCTCGCCGAGCGCGGCGAGCGGGAAGGGGTCCGGTGATGTACGGGTGGCTTCGTGCGGGCCTGGGGTTCCTCACCGCGACTCAGCTGGGCGTCGGCGTGTGGGCGCTGTTCTTCCCGGCGAGCTTCTTCGCGCTCGAAGTGGTCGGTATGGGCATGGCCTACAACGAACATCTGATGCGTGACTACGGCGCGATGACGCTGGCCAGCTTCGTGGTCCTGGGCGCGGCCACAATCCGCATGAGTCCCTGGCTGACCCGCACCGCTCTGGTCATGTACTCGGTCTGGGCCGTTCCGCACTTCCTCATCCATGTGGCCATGGTCGGTCACCTCGCGCCCCGGACCGCGGCGATACTGCTCGCGCTGCTCGGTCTCGCGGTCCTGCTGTCGGCAGGTCTGCTCGTGCTCGCATTTCGGACCGTGTCGCCCTCGCGGACGTGACGTGGTGTCGGCCGGCCCGGCTCGGACCGCGGAGATTCAGCAGTTGGGAGACCTCGGGGCGAGGCAGCGTAGTAGCTGTCGGGCGCCCGGCTCAGCGCGGGCGTGCCACGTTCTGGGGGAACTGCCCCTCTACGTTGCCGGCTGGGTTGTAGAGACCGACGACGACCGTCCAGCCGCCCTCCGAGGCGTAACCGATACCGAGTCGGGTACTGGCCTTCCACACCAACTGCGTGAAATGACCCGTTGTCATGCCGAACCCGGGCTTGTCGAAGTCGTAGTTCTTGATCTCGTCGTACCACATCTTCGTGCCCATCTCGACAAAGGGGACAGCGTCCCAGCTGCCCTCTCCCCCGACGAGGTTCTCCCCGGCTCCGTTCTTGTGGGGGCAGCTGTGATCGATCGCTCGCTTGGCGGCGTAGTACTTCGCGCATTGCTGGGCCCGGTTGTTCAGGTCCTGGGTCGAGGTCATTGCCGGGGAACCGTGCTCGGCCCGGTATCGGTTGTGCAGGGTGAGCCCGGTCTGCGCGTAATCGCTCTGTCCGGCGGCGGGGCCGCCGCCGGTGACGAGCGCGGCCAGCATCACCGTCGCAATAACCGATACCAACCGACCGACACGCACGACGACCTCCCGAAACAGAGCAGGACACAACAGAAAAGAACCACACGGACCTCGAAACCCCACAGATCGTGAGTGTTTCGGGATCAGGTGAGCATACTCGAGTTTCGCTGGCCGAAGCAGCCCCGGAGACGCTGGTCCCCCGCACCACCACCGGCGCCTGGATCGGTTTTGTCACCTCGCGATCCCCACCGGAGATCGGCGCGGCTACGTCGAAACCCGCCAGTGGTGTCCCGCCGGCGCCTCGGCGCGGGGAACCGTGAGGGCGGCCGCCCCTCGATGAGGATGCCCGGTGGGGCATCGATCACAGTTTCGCGGCACTGGGGCCGGATTCCGCCGGTACATCGCGTGGGGGAGAGGATATGTCCGGCACCGAGTTCCCTACCGGGCATGGATCTGGGAATGTCGGTGGTGCCTGCACGGTTGTGAATCGCGTGCAAATCGTAGAAAAATCGTAGAAAGCGGGGGTAGACCCCACGGATGTGCAGGTCAACGGTGGGATAGGCTTTGTCGGTCATGAAGTCGGCACAGCGTTTCCGCAGGTCCCCGACGTCGCCCAATATTTCCCATGATTTCCCTGTTTGCGCAGTTAGATGGCACTTTGTGGGTCCCGACGCTGTTCCTTCGTGCCCCTGACTTCCCATCCTGACCCGTGTGAAATTTGTAGAAAATTTGTAGCGCCGCGCACCGGGCAACAGGCGGAACCGGCGGGGCGCCCAGGGGGTGCTGTCCGGGCGGGTCAAATTTCCAACCGGCTGGGCGCGACTTGGCGGTCGTTCGTCACAGGTACCGGTACTCGGTTGGACACGCAAAGCAAGGTCAACCGGGAAAACGCCTTGGTCATGGTGGATTCGTGTCCGATCTGACGATTGCGACGATCGAGTGGGCTGGCTGACCGCGCGTGCCGCGGTCTCGCCAGGCAGAAGCCC is a genomic window containing:
- a CDS encoding SDR family oxidoreductase, with the translated sequence MTKRILVTGGTGRLGRVLVPQLLDVGHEVRVLTHSERESAAHHWVVGDLRTGSGLADAVDGIDLVIHLATTNGRGDVTATRALIEAAQASGRPHLVYLSIVGIDDHALGYYRAKAECEALIQRSGLPWTILRTTQFHDLIAEICDAQRALPFTAMPSKVYFQPIDVTEVAGRLVAITEGPARQRIPDLGGPQIRAATDLARTYLRAVGRRRPVWAVPLPGKAIRDFRAGLQLTPERADGRITFEEFLAERGEREGVR
- a CDS encoding CAP family protein, which codes for MRVGRLVSVIATVMLAALVTGGGPAAGQSDYAQTGLTLHNRYRAEHGSPAMTSTQDLNNRAQQCAKYYAAKRAIDHSCPHKNGAGENLVGGEGSWDAVPFVEMGTKMWYDEIKNYDFDKPGFGMTTGHFTQLVWKASTRLGIGYASEGGWTVVVGLYNPAGNVEGQFPQNVARPR